GCATGCTAACCTGGTCATCATCTTGTAACGACTAATGTACTCTTCCCCATAACCCCGCCGCTCCATAAGCTGTGCATCTTGACTTGTTAGAATACTCATGCAAGTAACCCAATATctacaaaaactcaaaaagtttTCTACTTTTGACAACTGTTATTCCATTGCAATCATATTCAGTAATGGCAACCAAGCCTTCTCTCATCTAAGAAAAATCCCTTCTTTTCCACAACCAGTTTAGAACTACTTATGAACAagtgaatatttaatttaaaattgaacaGATTACAAAAAAAGTGCAGAATGtcaatcaaattttgttttttacataTCTTTGTGATTGATGCCGTCTCCTAGGATATTTTTTCATCCTTACCTAGTTATGAGCATCGCCCAATATCTATCAATATAACAACCATACAACAAACAAAACCCTGCAAAAGGTAATTTTATGCAGCCAAGTATAAACCCAACCCCTAAACTCACACTTGGATCCAAGGACAAAAATTATACATCCGAGTCTAATCAGCTTTCAGCAGTTTTCTAACACCACTCAAAATCCATGAGCTATTGGGCACAAAATTCACTCCCTTAtggaaatgagagaaaaaaagcaATTTTTCTGGAATGTGAATTCTTATCCTCTGAACCATATATAGCTACACAAACACATATCTATACACAAACTTCTTAGAATACTTGTTCTTTacattttcattcttttcatAAAAAAGTTTTCTCCCTCTTCCCCATTTGTTTCAAAATCAAGAGGCAAATCTAAAACCTGAACACTGAAACCCTTGGATGGCATCTATGATGAGATCAATCAAAATAAAGGTGGTGTTACACTAAATAGAGCAATTATGGtgttaatttattgaaaatgtAGGAATACAGCATTGCAACAGATACGAATTTTGTTTCACAAAGCTCACAAACCAGGCACGTCAACTCAAAGACAATAAAGGAAAGATACAACATAGATTGAACTCAAACCCAACATGGTCAAATGGAGAGCTGCAACACATTAAGCATAGGTGGGCCATAGGTTGCGGTTTTCATAGGGTAAGGTGAGGCCATTTTCACATGTAACCTAATTCGCCGCTgcaaagcaaaaggaaaaaaaatgtgtttgtacACCACTTAAAAACTCAGCACTGGAGGATTTTTACTTGCATTACATTAAGAAATTGTGACCTAGTTTTAAAAACGAACCATTGGACTTTCATATGAACGCCTGGAAGGGCACATATACATCCCACTAATACCCCATAACATTTTAAGTCATTAATAGTGGCATTCCAATCTTACAATAAGGAAAGAAAGATAAGACAAAATCAATGGGTTACTGATATTAGCCATCCTAGGACCCTAACTTCTAAGTTGCACATGTAACTTATCCATGAGCTTACTACCAGAAACATTATAGTGAAATGTAATTCAGATTCCCATATACATCGAAagattcaaaaagaaaaaggaaagcaaataTCATAAGGAAAAACAGAACCCTGAAATGCAAGGAGTCGGTTAAGTAGTACAGATGGCATACCTTAAACAGATTAGCTTCCAAATCAGACTGGGAGCTGTAACATAACACAAACAGAAACCTTTGACTAAATCTGgataaaagaagcaaaaaacaaaacaaagaagggAAAGGCGCCATACACATCTAAAAGACTGTTGTCAATAAGCAGCTTCTTGAGTTCAAGAGCAATTTTGATAGCTACATGATTTGGAATCTGCAACCAGCAAGTCGTAAAAACTAACACCGAAATTCCAGTTGCAATGGCTTCTTCTTAAATTTAGATTGCAGAATGTAAACAACTGGCATAATTATCCCAAGCAGAGGTAAATTGAAAGAGGCAAGTGCATTGCAACATATTCACCATCAACATGATCTGATATCGCTTTGAACATCTCTAAAGGATGCTAAACACACAAAATAAAAGTGTGATATTGATTTCAAAGAGCTCTAAAGGATGCTAAACACAAACTAATACAAACGAAAAAGAGCAATAAATAGCATCGGAAAATCAGGATTCGCACATTGagttaaagacaaaaaaataaataaataaataaagaacaaGATTGGCTTGGGAGTGAATTCGAGACCTTAGTGACAGTTAACATTCTGCTGAGCAAGAATCTGGATAGAACGTAGTAGTGATCCGCATTTTCACCCAACCACACCTTTACCTTTAACAacaaagacccaaaaaaaaagttaaaaatcaaACCATACCAAGTTAGAGAACTAAAAGAGTATGCATGTCAAAGAATCGATCAATTTCTGATTGGATGCcgagaaaacaaaagaagggAAACTACAAAACCTTGACAAAGTCGTATTTGGAGGAAGCATTTCGGGAAGAGAATCTGATGGTGGGTAAGGGGGAATCTTTCTCAGTGTCTTCTCCGCTCTTAGGGCTCGAAACTGCGATTCCCTTCCCCTTCTTCATCTCTCGCTCGCTTGGAAATTTCACCACGAAGCTCTCTTGCACTCTCGTCTCACTTTAAACTACTATGGTTTTGCCACGTCTATGAGAAATAGTTAATTAATGAGACTTTCCAAGTTTCCAGACACaataataagagagagagtagaTGAGATTTTTTGTCATGCATATTGGAACACCTATCTTATCttaattaactttttagatttatataaattatttttatttttaataattaattaatataaatgtaattatatataatcacaatttttaaaaatgtaattcgGCGTTTGGTaatttggcatttaaaattgcaatttaactGTTAAAGTCATACGTCGTTAAAAGTTAAAATTGCACCTTCTTGCCTGCATTGCATGTTTTCAAATGCATTTCTAAAATAAGACAATTTTGCAATTatgtttaaaattgcacttttaaCCTGCCATTAAGCACTTAAAGTGTCCCTTCATTAAAAATTGCCTAGTTACTTTTCTGACCTCCAGGCTTTAATAGAGTCTTATCCCTCAGAGCTTTTCCAGCCAATGTAAACAGATTTTGGTTCAATTTATTCCGAATGgtataagataaaaatgcagTTTTGCTTTTGCACTTGCAGTGGTATGTCGGTCAGATCGCTTACCCTTACAACCTTGACACCATTGAAGCAAAGCGCGCGTTCTTTAGCATCTCTCTTTTGAATTCACCTCCAGTTAAGATTTGCCGATTCTTCATTCAAAATATAAACATGTTCTAAACCAAAACCATGGCAGTAATAgctttttcaataaattaaacACACATCTGGACAGATAATAAGCTTCAGAAAGATATATAACATGGGCGACAGACAAGTTTACAAGATTATTCAAGCATTATAGGCTGAACAGTAGTATCAAACGATGAACTAGATAGATAATTTGCGCTTggcaaatcaaaattttggtGAGCAGGGCACCCAACATGCACTATAAGAGAGAAAGTTGGTCAGCAAAATGTACGATGTTTACAATCTTCCTTTGTCGACATCTTCATCTATTCTAACCATCTAAATTAACAAAATGATTACAGAATATTGGTACAGTCTTGCAGAACAAGAATTCTGTTTAGCAGTGTTTATAAGATCAAGCTGCAGATTCTGGTTATCAACTTCATCTCTCACATCCTCTTGAAAAATTTACTGCCTTTCTTCCCCATGCCAGTCCCCACAAGGCTCGATGGAAGAAGAGACTTTGTATCTGGCCTCCATTTCAACTCTTTAAAACCAGAAAACAGGGTTGCTAGTGAAGGAGAGATTTCACTATCCTTTATATTCTTACAGGATACAACTCTAAGACTTTGAAGCTCCTTCCAGGAAAGAATTACAGAGGCCAGACCTTCGGTAGTTAGCAAGGAGCATCCTTCTAAAGATAGGAACCCTACCCTCCTGTTGGAAAAGCAAGATCATTAATCCTCCTATCAAAGAAAACTTCATGCAGATATTCAAATCCTTGATATAATCAATTGTAGCCTGTCAAGCAGCTATACCATAACCTTCTCAACATAATTACACGTTATAGTGCCATGGTTAAATGGAATAAAATCTAAACATGGTTAGGAATTAACAAACACATGGATCCCATGGTTCACGTGATTATGTAATCATACACGAGTTACAAACATCTCAACTTGACCCACGCATATCAACTATACACAACAATATTACAAATGCGAAAATAAATACCAAAACAAGTGATCTCAACCAGCAATTGAGTTTTCTTATTAGCAGTATACTAAAAGTTCATCCACTATTATGAATTCATTAGCCTGGTGGATAGctttagaaagaaaacaaaaacagagtGAAAGAACCCAATTACCTGCAAGTACCAGCCAAGCAGAACATGTCATTATCCAAGCCCCAACAGTCCTGAAAAACCATCTCCCTCACAGCCCCGCACACCATAAACATCGCTCTCGCGCTCTTCTTATCCCGCAACTGACACTTCTGAAGATGGAACCTTTCAAGAGCCGGGCAACAACCCAAAAACTCGTCCGGCCCCGGACTCGGATCAATCTCTCGACACGATTTAAACCTCAAAGTCTTCAAATTCTCACAATACGAGAGCCCTGCCAACCACCCACCATCCATCCTTTGATCAGAAATGGTCAACTCCTCCAACATTAGGCAGCACTGCCCAATCGCCTTGATCCCATCAAAGCTCCCCTCACACCCACAAAGCTCGAGCTTCACCAACCTCTTACACCCCTGTGCCAATATCGTCAACCCAATATCCGAAACGACCGAACTATAAAACGCATCCACATTCCCAACCAACCTCAACACTTGCAAATTCGTACACGCCGCAATGCCGCGCAACATGTCGTCGTTACAATTGTGCAACTCCAATTCTTGGAGCGTCGGGCACTCCTCGGCCACACTCAACAGCCCCAACTCACTAGAGCCAATCACCGCAAGCTTGCGCAGATTGGGGCAACCGCTCGCCAACACTTCTAGCCCTCTATCAACAACCTCCACGGGCAGCAAGGTATCCTCGCACACCTTCCAGGACTTGGAAAACCCGGATCCGATATGCACCGAAACAACCCTGTTGCTCAGCAGAATCCCCGAATTTCGGGGAGAAAAGAAACACCCTGAAACCAAATCGACGTGGGTGAGATTGGGAAAGCGGAAAAGCAAGCGACCCGAGTGGAGAAAGTGCCAGTCGAAGAGCCGCAAGGAGCGGACGAGGCGACCCTGTAGGTTGAGCCAGCGCTTGCAGACGAGGGAGTTGGGATTGCGCTGGGAATCTGGGAGTTTGGAGAGAATGTTGAGGAGGAGGTAGTCGGGGAGGAGGAGGGTGGGGTCGGATTTGGGGAAATTGAGGGCCGGGGTTTGGGAGGACTTCTTGGGGGTGCTGGTTGGGGGCTGGAGCTGCATGGTGAAGACCACATGATTCTTGAGGGGCTTCTTGGAGTTCTTGAACCAGAGCTCCGACCAGCTTGTGGACCTCTTCTTCACTGACGGCGGGGGGCTAGGGCTTCCAGGTTTCTCCACCGAGAACGACATCGTTTCTCTCAGATTTTCATCTGAATCTGCGTCTGCAAATGAacacactctcactctctctctctctctctatatgcAGGATattttgttgttcaaattgTTAGTTAAGAACCAGagatttttctctcttccaaGTTTCTCTCTCTGCGAAGACTCGAAGGGCTAACGGAAATGAAATGGTGGGGAATGAGATTTGAACGCTTACCAATTATTTCACTTTCTCGTTCGGGGCGCTTTTTGTTTTCATCCTTGAGAATTTGAATTTGGGGGCTACACCACACGCTGTTCTGAAAAGTcgtgaatattttattttagaatatgCCGTACCAGTGtacgttgtttttttttccaacaaaaaaagaattactacatattcatttatatatatatatatatatttttaattctagCCTTCTAGGTACTCATACTACTTATAAAAACAATGTCCAAACCGTCTTTAGATtagtatttattaaaaaaataaaagtaaaaattgatGAGCACTGCTGCATCAATCTAGCAGTATTTGGAGTAGAATAGGAGATGAgcatttagaattactcatgttgttttctttttctttttgtttcttgcaATTCAAAAAGGGCAAAACACAATTAGATTTGTCTACTTTGGAAGTATTTATATCgagtaattttatatatcatattttattttacaataagTTCCAAccaatatttatattattttaacaataactGATTAGTGGTAGGTTAGGATTACCACGTCAATATTATGAGATATAAATATgggagaaatgctaaaggcctaacttttttgcccaacaaaagtttaacttttaccttcttttttttttctaaaaaaaaaaatggaaaatggaaaaaatgtctaaagcaaccctatctattttttgcctttcttttatttagtatttttttaaaaaataaaaaatagtatttttcttcataataatgacattttcttaaaaaaaatgacattattatgaaaaaaaataccatttttcatttttaaaaaaataccaaataaaataaagacaaaaaatagatagggttgcttcaaacattttttctattttttatcttattttattttttaaaaataaataaggcaaaagttgaatttttgttgggtaaaaaagttgggtccctatcattcctctaaATATGATATGTAGTATTACTCGTTTATATAAAGTGACATTATTTCTTTTGGTAAAATAAATCTCGTTTGTTAAcgattttgaaaaatattttgctgaTTTCACactttgttaaaaattattaacaaacaattccaAAAGTCATTTGTTAACGAtctttaaaatacaaaacattttgtGTGGTCAAAACCTTAATAATCGCATATAGAGTCGTTAGAACACTTTGCCTCAAGATGGAATGCATAATCAAAGAGGTCAAATACAATTTTCAGTAGTCAGGAAGCTAttgtataattaaataa
This window of the Corylus avellana chromosome ca5, CavTom2PMs-1.0 genome carries:
- the LOC132181304 gene encoding F-box protein At5g07670; translated protein: MSFSVEKPGSPSPPPSVKKRSTSWSELWFKNSKKPLKNHVVFTMQLQPPTSTPKKSSQTPALNFPKSDPTLLLPDYLLLNILSKLPDSQRNPNSLVCKRWLNLQGRLVRSLRLFDWHFLHSGRLLFRFPNLTHVDLVSGCFFSPRNSGILLSNRVVSVHIGSGFSKSWKVCEDTLLPVEVVDRGLEVLASGCPNLRKLAVIGSSELGLLSVAEECPTLQELELHNCNDDMLRGIAACTNLQVLRLVGNVDAFYSSVVSDIGLTILAQGCKRLVKLELCGCEGSFDGIKAIGQCCLMLEELTISDQRMDGGWLAGLSYCENLKTLRFKSCREIDPSPGPDEFLGCCPALERFHLQKCQLRDKKSARAMFMVCGAVREMVFQDCWGLDNDMFCLAGTCRRVGFLSLEGCSLLTTEGLASVILSWKELQSLRVVSCKNIKDSEISPSLATLFSGFKELKWRPDTKSLLPSSLVGTGMGKKGSKFFKRM